Proteins from a single region of Pseudopedobacter saltans DSM 12145:
- a CDS encoding catalase, whose amino-acid sequence MPKKNQKTTNTPTSNNIKLEQLENHKVDATNEQMTTDQGVKINDDQHSLKAGERGATLLEDFIFREKITHFDHERIPERVVHARGSGAHGVFKLYESMAKYTKAKFLNDTTIETPVFVRFSTVAGSRGSTDLSRDVRGFAVKFYTQEGNFDLVGNNMPIFFIQDAMKFPDLVHAVKPEPDNEIPQAASAHDTFWDFISLMPESTHMIMWLMSDRAIPRSYRMMEGFGVHTFRFINEEGKATFVKFHWKPVLGVHSVAWDEAQNISGKDPDFHRRDLWDAIEAGQFPEFELGVQIVPEEDEGKFEFDLLDPTKIIPEEIVPVQIIGKMTLNRNPDNFFAETEQVAFHVGHIVPGIDFTNDPLMQGRLFSYTDTQLIRLGGPNFHEIPINRPVVPVRNNQRDGFMRQTIDKLRTSYNPNSLGENYPLQVPEKDGGFTSYAERIDARKVRARSKSFQDHFSQARLFFRSQSAPEQAHIIDAFSFELGKVRDVNIRKRMVGVLSMVDKKLAASVAYALGIPVEKPEKPINKGIPADAGDEYEPFKAESSLPKSAALSMANTVKNTIKSRKIAFLVADGVDEQSVNVVRIALENEGAMVEIVAPKLGAVISKNNESIAVDHSLLTMASVLYDAVYVPGGQNSVATLAAEANAVHFLNEAFKHCKAIAVDTQALPIISATYFGPKKMDTKSEKLELYEGVIVNDKPKNLVADFIKAIAQHRFWEREKYRLVPA is encoded by the coding sequence ATGCCAAAAAAGAACCAAAAAACAACAAATACGCCGACTTCCAACAACATTAAATTAGAACAGCTGGAAAATCATAAGGTAGATGCCACTAATGAACAAATGACTACCGACCAGGGCGTTAAAATTAATGACGACCAGCATTCACTTAAAGCAGGCGAACGGGGTGCCACTTTACTGGAAGATTTTATTTTTCGTGAAAAGATAACACACTTTGACCATGAACGTATACCCGAACGTGTTGTACATGCAAGAGGATCTGGGGCACATGGCGTTTTTAAGCTGTATGAATCGATGGCTAAATATACCAAAGCTAAGTTTCTGAATGATACAACTATTGAAACCCCAGTCTTTGTTAGGTTTTCTACTGTTGCTGGTTCTCGTGGTTCTACAGATTTGTCTCGTGATGTGAGGGGATTTGCTGTTAAATTTTATACACAGGAGGGTAATTTTGACCTTGTAGGTAATAATATGCCCATTTTCTTTATACAGGACGCTATGAAATTTCCTGATCTTGTTCATGCAGTGAAACCCGAACCTGATAATGAAATTCCGCAGGCAGCTTCTGCTCATGATACTTTTTGGGATTTTATCTCATTGATGCCCGAATCTACCCATATGATTATGTGGCTGATGAGCGATAGAGCTATTCCGCGCAGTTATCGAATGATGGAAGGTTTTGGTGTGCATACTTTCCGTTTTATCAATGAAGAGGGAAAGGCTACTTTCGTGAAATTTCACTGGAAGCCAGTATTGGGCGTACATTCGGTGGCATGGGACGAAGCGCAAAATATTTCCGGGAAAGATCCAGATTTTCATCGGAGGGATTTATGGGACGCTATAGAAGCGGGTCAGTTTCCCGAGTTTGAACTGGGCGTACAGATTGTGCCCGAAGAAGATGAAGGCAAGTTTGAATTTGATTTATTGGATCCAACCAAAATTATCCCGGAAGAGATTGTTCCGGTACAGATTATAGGAAAAATGACCTTAAATCGTAATCCGGATAACTTCTTTGCAGAGACAGAACAGGTAGCCTTTCATGTTGGACATATTGTTCCCGGTATAGATTTTACGAATGATCCTTTAATGCAAGGAAGGCTTTTTTCCTACACTGATACTCAACTGATACGTTTGGGAGGACCAAATTTTCACGAGATCCCTATTAACAGACCGGTTGTTCCTGTAAGAAATAACCAAAGGGATGGCTTTATGAGACAAACTATTGATAAGCTTCGCACCAGCTACAATCCAAATTCACTGGGTGAAAATTATCCACTTCAGGTACCTGAAAAGGATGGAGGCTTTACCAGTTATGCCGAACGCATAGATGCAAGAAAAGTAAGAGCCAGAAGTAAAAGTTTTCAGGATCATTTCAGTCAGGCCCGGCTTTTCTTTAGAAGCCAATCAGCACCAGAGCAGGCTCATATAATTGATGCTTTCTCGTTCGAGCTGGGAAAGGTAAGAGATGTGAATATACGTAAGCGAATGGTGGGCGTATTGTCTATGGTAGATAAAAAGCTAGCTGCATCTGTGGCCTATGCGCTTGGTATACCTGTAGAGAAACCGGAAAAGCCTATAAATAAAGGTATCCCTGCCGATGCGGGAGATGAATACGAACCTTTTAAAGCGGAATCTTCTTTGCCTAAATCGGCAGCATTAAGTATGGCAAATACTGTTAAGAATACTATAAAAAGCAGGAAAATTGCATTTTTGGTTGCCGATGGTGTAGATGAACAATCTGTTAATGTGGTAAGAATTGCATTAGAGAATGAAGGGGCCATGGTAGAGATTGTTGCGCCAAAATTAGGTGCAGTTATTTCTAAAAATAATGAAAGTATTGCTGTTGACCATAGTTTGCTGACTATGGCTTCTGTACTGTACGATGCTGTTTATGTACCAGGTGGACAAAATAGTGTTGCTACTCTGGCAGCCGAAGCAAATGCTGTTCATTTTTTAAATGAAGCGTTTAAACACTGTAAGGCTATTGCTGTTGATACACAGGCATTACCAATCATCTCAGCGACTTATTTCGGGCCTAAAAAAATGGACACCAAATCAGAAAAATTAGAATTGTACGAAGGGGTAATAGTAAATGATAAGCCTAAAAACCTGGTTGCTGATTTTATAAAGGCCATAGCACAGCATCGCTTTTGGGAAAGAGAAAAATATCGTTTAGTACCTGCTTAG
- a CDS encoding ankyrin repeat domain-containing protein, with protein sequence MISDLTNVVIHAARLGNTEVLQALIDKQADLNAQDEKGYTPLIIACYNNRYAAAELLLKTGVDVNKTDFGGNTALMGAAFKGYEDIARLLIEFGADLNMKHGNGGTALMFATMFGRNNLVNLLLKCGADFKLLDNRGLSAYEIAAQQGNVEAMELMAQIS encoded by the coding sequence ATGATTAGCGACCTTACCAATGTAGTTATACATGCCGCCCGTTTGGGAAATACAGAAGTATTACAAGCCCTGATAGACAAACAAGCAGATTTGAATGCACAAGACGAAAAAGGTTATACACCTTTGATTATTGCCTGTTATAATAACCGCTACGCGGCTGCAGAACTCTTACTTAAAACCGGAGTCGATGTTAATAAAACGGATTTTGGAGGAAATACAGCATTAATGGGTGCTGCTTTTAAAGGTTACGAAGATATCGCCCGATTGCTAATTGAATTTGGCGCGGATTTAAATATGAAACATGGTAACGGAGGCACAGCCTTAATGTTTGCAACCATGTTTGGACGAAACAATTTAGTTAATCTCTTACTTAAATGCGGAGCGGATTTTAAATTACTGGACAATAGAGGTTTGTCTGCCTATGAAATTGCCGCCCAACAGGGAAATGTAGAAGCTATGGAATTGATGGCTCAGATTTCCTGA
- a CDS encoding FAD-dependent oxidoreductase codes for MKIEEEKDFLRDGYMKSLWQQDVNLKRAESELRTDQTFDAVIIGGGLTGITTALLLQLEGKKCIVLEAHTIGFGTTGGTSAHLNTFFDTTYADIIKDFGKEAAKLVASSGKEALELVRDLIGHFAIECEYETKTALLFSENDMESKQLDEILKSSKNAGLEVHETTSNCLPISYQKVIKFYDQGQFHPIKYLTGLANVFIELGGIIREHQFVTNTGFENGLHYAETEQGKIKGHHIIYATHIPPGITSFNFKCAPYRSYVIAVTLLDDDDYPAELIYDLKEPYHYFRTHTINDKKYLLIGGEDHKTGHGDPEKALNNLINYARQHFDIDEVAYKWSSQYYVPADGLPYIGHFPEEEQGAYVATGFNGNGMTFGTLSAKIISDSILDYGSPYIDLYKPSRIKPIAGFSEVIKENADVVWRFVSDRLFNDSMSSLNNADTDSGYLIEHEGHQVAVYKDKSGKLHLLNATCTHAGCIVNWNPIEKSWDCPCHGARYDAKGSVITGPSQKGLQQLNIENKE; via the coding sequence ATGAAAATTGAAGAGGAAAAAGATTTCTTGCGGGACGGATATATGAAGAGTCTATGGCAACAGGATGTCAATTTAAAACGAGCAGAATCTGAGCTTAGAACAGACCAAACCTTTGACGCTGTTATTATCGGAGGAGGTCTAACGGGAATTACCACTGCTTTATTACTGCAACTGGAAGGAAAAAAGTGTATAGTTCTCGAAGCCCATACCATAGGTTTTGGTACAACTGGTGGTACCAGTGCCCATTTAAACACATTTTTTGATACTACTTATGCTGACATAATAAAAGACTTTGGCAAAGAAGCGGCTAAACTGGTGGCAAGTTCGGGTAAAGAAGCGCTTGAATTAGTAAGGGATCTGATCGGGCATTTTGCCATTGAATGTGAATATGAAACCAAAACCGCCCTGCTTTTTTCAGAAAATGATATGGAGAGTAAACAACTGGATGAAATTCTGAAATCTTCCAAAAATGCAGGCCTGGAGGTTCACGAAACAACGAGCAACTGCCTCCCTATTTCTTATCAGAAAGTAATTAAATTTTATGATCAGGGACAATTTCATCCAATTAAATACTTAACGGGGCTGGCAAATGTATTTATAGAATTGGGTGGCATAATTCGGGAGCATCAATTTGTTACCAATACGGGGTTCGAAAACGGACTTCATTATGCTGAAACCGAACAGGGAAAAATCAAAGGACATCATATCATATATGCGACACATATTCCTCCGGGAATTACTTCATTTAATTTCAAATGCGCTCCTTACAGGAGTTATGTGATAGCGGTAACGCTTTTAGATGATGATGACTATCCAGCCGAACTGATATACGACTTAAAAGAACCATACCATTATTTCCGTACACATACAATTAATGATAAGAAATACCTGCTTATAGGAGGCGAAGACCATAAAACAGGCCATGGTGATCCAGAAAAGGCATTAAACAATCTTATTAACTATGCAAGACAGCACTTCGATATTGATGAGGTCGCCTATAAATGGTCATCACAATATTATGTTCCGGCAGATGGGCTTCCATACATAGGACATTTCCCTGAAGAAGAACAGGGGGCTTATGTGGCTACAGGTTTTAATGGCAACGGAATGACTTTTGGAACTCTATCGGCCAAGATAATAAGTGACTCTATTTTGGATTACGGGAGTCCTTACATCGACTTGTATAAACCATCACGAATTAAACCAATTGCCGGATTTAGCGAAGTGATAAAAGAAAATGCCGACGTTGTCTGGCGCTTTGTTTCAGATCGTCTTTTTAACGATTCGATGTCTTCGCTAAACAACGCAGACACAGATAGCGGATATCTCATAGAACATGAAGGGCATCAGGTAGCCGTATATAAAGACAAATCGGGGAAACTGCATTTATTGAATGCAACCTGTACGCATGCCGGCTGTATAGTAAACTGGAATCCCATAGAGAAAAGTTGGGATTGTCCATGTCACGGCGCCAGATATGATGCCAAAGGCAGTGTAATTACCGGACCTTCGCAAAAAGGCTTGCAACAATTAAATATTGAAAACAAGGAGTAA
- a CDS encoding YciE/YciF ferroxidase family protein: MDKTGSNPKFTNRSPLQEEPALLELFAQSLRELYWAENHLVKTLPKMALASSSRLAGAIEEHLEETKMQVSRLEEIFHITNQKMLAQKCEAMECLTKEGEILIESTDPGTATRDVAVIMASQKVEHHEIACYGTLAQLAKTLGLEETAALLEQSLEEEKAADVKLTEIAENDVNYEATMES, encoded by the coding sequence ATGGATAAGACAGGATCTAACCCAAAATTTACTAACCGCTCACCGTTACAGGAAGAGCCGGCTTTACTTGAACTTTTTGCGCAAAGTCTCAGGGAATTGTATTGGGCAGAGAATCATCTGGTAAAGACATTGCCAAAAATGGCTCTTGCTTCTTCTTCCAGGTTGGCGGGTGCAATTGAAGAACATCTGGAAGAAACAAAAATGCAGGTAAGCCGGCTGGAAGAAATATTTCATATAACAAACCAGAAAATGCTTGCTCAAAAATGCGAAGCTATGGAGTGTTTGACAAAAGAAGGAGAAATCCTTATTGAAAGTACAGACCCGGGAACGGCAACCAGAGATGTAGCCGTTATTATGGCTTCGCAAAAGGTAGAGCATCACGAAATAGCCTGTTATGGTACTTTGGCTCAATTAGCGAAAACGTTAGGACTAGAAGAAACGGCCGCGTTGCTGGAACAAAGTTTGGAAGAAGAGAAAGCAGCCGATGTAAAACTAACGGAGATTGCCGAGAATGACGTCAATTACGAAGCTACTATGGAATCTTAA
- a CDS encoding phosphoketolase family protein yields MENLSDQIFEKINAYWRAANFLAVGQIYLQDNVLLKEPLKPEHIKPRLLGHWGTSPGLSLIYVHLNRLIKDTGAAILYICGPGHGAPAIVANTYLEGTYSEVFPNVSQNEEGMRKLCRQFSTPGGIPSHVSAHTPGSIHEGGELGYSLVHAFGAAFDNPELLVACVVGDGEAETGPLEGSWKSIAFLNPKRDGAVLPILHLNGYKIAGPTVLSRMKDADLEELFKGYGYEVFFVEGDDPMSVHKQMAVTLNLTYQKIKNIQHQARINNSASKAKWPMIILRTPKGWTGPKEWDGVPIEGTFRAHQVPLTGVKENPEKLKLLENWMRSYEPQNLFDQNGRLIPELEELAPKGNNRMSALVYANGGLLFKSLVLPDFKKYALDVFTPGTVEAESTRNLGKYLRDIFTLNQETQNFRLFCPDETSSNRLEAVFEVTDRCTMEEILPKDENLAHDGRVMEVLSEHLCEGWLEGYLLTGRHGLFPCYEAFVTIVDSMFSQHAKWIKTARELSWRKPVASLNYLLTSHVWRQDNNGYSHQGPGFIDTVVNKKSSVIRIYFPPDANTLLSVMDHCFRSKDYVNVIVAGKQPELQWLSMADAIAHCNQGASNWKWAGTDHDQQPDVILGCAGDVPTLEAVAAAWILRKELPDLKVRLVNVIDLMALSPVAYHPHGMSEELFLDLFTAGAPVIFAFHGYVRIIHDLVHGRPDPARFHVRGFMEEGTTTTPFDMVVLNQMSRYHLAMEAVKRVPRMHNRVDDFIRHCETKLKEHQVYICAHLDDMPEVKNWKWSE; encoded by the coding sequence ATGGAAAATCTATCAGATCAAATTTTTGAAAAAATAAACGCATACTGGAGGGCAGCTAACTTCCTGGCGGTCGGACAGATTTATCTGCAAGATAACGTTTTATTAAAAGAGCCTTTAAAACCGGAACATATAAAGCCGCGTTTATTAGGTCATTGGGGCACATCTCCGGGCTTAAGTCTGATTTATGTACATCTTAACAGACTTATAAAAGATACCGGCGCAGCTATACTTTATATTTGTGGCCCGGGACATGGGGCTCCTGCTATAGTAGCAAATACCTATCTTGAAGGAACTTATTCCGAGGTATTTCCAAACGTATCTCAGAATGAAGAAGGGATGCGTAAATTGTGCCGGCAATTCTCAACTCCCGGAGGAATACCCAGCCATGTGAGTGCGCATACGCCGGGATCTATACATGAAGGTGGTGAGCTCGGTTATTCGTTGGTACATGCGTTTGGAGCGGCATTTGATAATCCCGAATTATTGGTTGCCTGTGTAGTTGGAGATGGTGAGGCTGAAACCGGTCCGCTTGAAGGTAGCTGGAAATCTATCGCTTTTTTAAATCCCAAAAGAGATGGTGCAGTGCTACCTATATTGCATTTAAATGGATACAAAATAGCAGGTCCAACAGTACTGTCCCGAATGAAAGATGCTGATCTTGAAGAACTTTTTAAAGGCTATGGATATGAAGTTTTTTTTGTAGAAGGTGACGATCCAATGTCTGTTCATAAACAAATGGCAGTTACCCTTAATCTCACTTATCAAAAGATAAAAAATATTCAACATCAGGCAAGAATAAATAACAGTGCTTCTAAAGCTAAATGGCCAATGATTATTTTGAGGACACCTAAAGGTTGGACAGGACCAAAAGAGTGGGATGGGGTGCCAATAGAAGGTACTTTTAGAGCCCATCAGGTTCCTTTAACCGGAGTGAAGGAAAATCCTGAAAAGCTAAAGCTATTGGAAAATTGGATGCGTAGCTACGAACCGCAAAATTTGTTCGATCAAAATGGAAGGCTGATTCCCGAATTAGAAGAATTAGCGCCAAAAGGGAATAACAGAATGAGTGCGCTTGTTTACGCCAATGGTGGACTCTTGTTTAAATCGCTTGTGCTGCCAGACTTTAAAAAATATGCGCTGGATGTTTTTACACCGGGTACAGTTGAAGCCGAAAGTACGCGTAATTTAGGTAAATACCTACGCGATATTTTTACGCTAAATCAGGAAACTCAAAATTTTCGTCTGTTCTGTCCAGATGAAACCTCTTCCAATCGCTTGGAAGCTGTATTTGAAGTTACCGACCGTTGTACCATGGAAGAAATTCTTCCCAAAGACGAAAATTTAGCACATGACGGTCGGGTGATGGAAGTGCTAAGTGAGCATCTTTGCGAGGGGTGGTTGGAAGGCTATCTGCTTACCGGTAGACATGGACTTTTTCCATGCTACGAAGCTTTTGTGACTATTGTGGATTCTATGTTTAGCCAACATGCAAAATGGATAAAAACTGCCCGGGAATTAAGCTGGCGAAAGCCTGTTGCCTCTTTAAATTATTTATTGACTTCGCATGTGTGGCGGCAAGATAATAATGGCTACAGTCATCAGGGACCTGGATTTATAGATACAGTAGTGAATAAGAAAAGTTCGGTAATCCGGATTTATTTTCCACCAGACGCGAATACGCTTTTGTCGGTAATGGACCATTGTTTTAGAAGCAAAGATTATGTAAATGTTATTGTGGCTGGGAAGCAGCCTGAACTGCAATGGTTAAGTATGGCTGATGCCATTGCGCATTGTAACCAGGGAGCTTCAAATTGGAAGTGGGCCGGAACAGATCATGATCAACAACCCGATGTTATTTTGGGCTGTGCCGGAGACGTACCTACTTTAGAAGCTGTTGCTGCTGCGTGGATATTGAGAAAGGAACTGCCGGATTTAAAAGTGCGTCTGGTTAATGTGATTGATCTGATGGCTTTATCTCCCGTAGCCTATCATCCGCATGGAATGAGTGAGGAATTGTTTTTAGACTTATTTACAGCAGGTGCGCCTGTGATTTTCGCCTTTCATGGTTATGTACGCATCATTCATGATCTGGTTCATGGACGGCCCGATCCTGCCCGTTTCCATGTTAGGGGATTTATGGAGGAAGGGACAACCACAACTCCTTTTGATATGGTAGTATTAAACCAAATGAGCCGCTATCATTTGGCTATGGAAGCGGTTAAAAGAGTTCCCAGAATGCACAATCGGGTTGATGATTTCATTAGACATTGTGAAACAAAACTAAAAGAGCATCAAGTTTATATCTGTGCGCATCTTGACGACATGCCCGAAGTTAAGAATTGGAAATGGAGCGAATAG
- a CDS encoding SDR family oxidoreductase, translating into MKSNEFIFEKLFPDVITGKNILVTGGTTGIGRATALLLASMGNNVIICGRHEQELEDTKDDFQKLNSNRGSLEGITVDLGNEEGVVELFSYVKYKFSNLHVLINNAALAFNGVEEGTYPEQEYVVKTNLLGYIACSKEAIELMKKAGRGHIVNVGSMSADVREEGSSVYVATKAGVQAFSHSLRKEVNDKGIKISLIEPGATGTDMQPIPPEEQEQLERKMEMLTAEDVASAIVYILSQPERCDILSIQLRPRQQKL; encoded by the coding sequence ATGAAAAGCAATGAATTCATTTTTGAAAAACTGTTTCCGGACGTCATTACGGGAAAGAACATACTGGTAACGGGCGGAACGACAGGTATTGGCAGGGCGACGGCGCTGCTTTTAGCCAGTATGGGGAATAACGTGATTATATGCGGGCGTCATGAACAGGAGTTGGAAGATACGAAGGATGACTTTCAGAAGCTAAATTCCAATCGGGGCAGTTTGGAAGGAATTACCGTTGATTTGGGAAATGAGGAAGGCGTTGTAGAGTTATTTTCATATGTTAAGTACAAATTTTCTAATCTGCATGTGCTGATAAATAATGCTGCTCTGGCATTTAATGGGGTAGAGGAAGGGACTTATCCTGAACAGGAGTATGTAGTTAAAACCAATTTATTGGGATATATAGCCTGTAGTAAAGAAGCTATAGAATTAATGAAAAAGGCTGGCCGAGGTCATATAGTAAACGTAGGTTCTATGAGTGCAGATGTAAGGGAAGAAGGAAGCTCGGTATATGTCGCCACCAAAGCGGGAGTCCAGGCTTTTAGTCATTCTTTACGGAAAGAAGTAAATGATAAAGGAATCAAGATCTCTTTAATAGAACCGGGTGCCACTGGAACTGATATGCAACCCATACCTCCCGAAGAGCAAGAGCAGCTGGAAAGGAAAATGGAAATGCTAACGGCAGAAGACGTGGCAAGTGCAATAGTATATATTTTATCTCAGCCCGAACGCTGTGATATATTATCCATACAGTTGAGACCCAGACAACAGAAATTATAA
- a CDS encoding acetate/propionate family kinase, whose product MHSSSDNYILTLNCGSSSLKFSLYHHNTLRMEVMGTAKRIGDLTSRLLIVNHKKELIETKDLVSLNFNAVVKVVIEWLKNNQTIYSIIAIGFRLVMGGPNRYKPEIITEDVLRDLHDYIYLAPNHLPNELSTIQAFKEAFPQIRRIACYDTAFHHSMPFFSKYYPLPLMYRNQGLIRYGFHGLSYESIMKKLSFRKLDASDKKIIITHLGNGASMVAIKNKDIIDTSMGISPLGGLVMGSRSGDLDPGAILFLLKQGHLSVNSLDNLLSKESGLKALSGISDMQELIKEADKNSLAEEALTIFCYHVKKFIGAYATAIGGLDLLVFTGGIGENSTLIRERICSDLDFMGIMLDKHKNAGHQEIISSENSKVMVCALRTDEELIIAEHTYALIDKKDTI is encoded by the coding sequence ATGCATTCATCCTCAGACAATTACATTTTAACGCTAAATTGTGGTTCGTCAAGCTTAAAATTTAGCTTATATCACCACAATACGCTGCGTATGGAGGTGATGGGAACGGCTAAACGAATAGGCGACTTAACTTCCAGGTTACTGATTGTGAACCATAAAAAAGAGCTTATTGAAACTAAAGATCTTGTTAGTTTAAATTTTAACGCTGTTGTAAAAGTGGTGATTGAATGGCTTAAAAATAATCAAACAATTTATTCTATCATTGCGATTGGATTTAGGCTGGTTATGGGTGGACCAAATCGTTATAAGCCGGAAATAATTACAGAAGATGTACTTAGGGATCTTCATGATTATATTTATCTAGCTCCTAATCACTTGCCTAACGAATTAAGTACTATCCAAGCATTTAAAGAGGCCTTTCCGCAGATAAGACGCATAGCCTGTTATGATACTGCATTTCACCATTCTATGCCTTTTTTTTCTAAATATTATCCATTGCCGCTTATGTATAGAAATCAAGGGTTAATTCGCTATGGTTTTCATGGGCTTTCTTATGAATCCATTATGAAAAAGCTTTCTTTCCGAAAACTAGACGCTTCCGATAAGAAAATTATCATAACACATTTGGGTAACGGAGCCAGTATGGTAGCGATAAAAAATAAGGATATTATAGACACTTCAATGGGTATTAGTCCGCTGGGTGGACTGGTTATGGGCAGCCGATCAGGAGATCTGGATCCCGGAGCCATATTATTCCTGTTAAAACAGGGGCATTTGAGCGTAAATAGTCTGGACAATTTACTAAGTAAAGAATCAGGTTTAAAAGCGCTATCCGGAATCAGCGATATGCAAGAATTGATAAAAGAGGCGGATAAAAATTCTTTAGCAGAAGAAGCGCTTACCATATTCTGTTATCACGTGAAAAAATTTATAGGTGCTTATGCTACGGCTATCGGCGGATTGGACTTACTGGTATTTACTGGCGGAATAGGGGAAAATTCGACTCTAATTAGAGAACGAATCTGTTCAGATTTAGATTTTATGGGCATTATGCTTGATAAGCATAAAAATGCAGGTCATCAGGAAATAATTTCTTCGGAGAATAGTAAAGTGATGGTTTGTGCGCTTCGAACCGACGAGGAATTGATTATCGCGGAGCATACATATGCGCTGATTGACAAAAAGGATACAATATAA
- a CDS encoding isoaspartyl peptidase/L-asparaginase family protein, with translation MENKIAIAIHGGAGEDSEFIRRNLGVYKAGLREAVLAGYKILQNRGTALDAVTAAVVSMEDNYLFNAGKGSALNIEGNVAMDAAVMDGKDIRAGAIALLSHAKNPVEVAKAVMVQTNHVLLAGEAADDFAESMKLPQKEQSYFKTEHQQEEYEKAKADSVSQALKKKNRGTVGAVALDGYGNLAAATSTGGMPGKLAGRLGDSCIIGAGCYANNHTCAVSGTGDGELLITHVIAHSIAMVVELKGLSLQQACDYVVHKKNAEIEGDIGVVSVDRNGNIGMAFNSERMHRAWMDRNGNVQSEIY, from the coding sequence ATGGAAAATAAGATAGCAATAGCAATACACGGTGGTGCAGGTGAAGATTCAGAGTTTATACGAAGGAATCTTGGTGTTTACAAAGCAGGGTTGCGCGAAGCAGTTTTAGCCGGATATAAGATATTACAAAACAGGGGGACGGCATTGGATGCGGTTACTGCTGCGGTTGTTAGCATGGAGGATAACTACCTTTTTAATGCCGGCAAAGGTTCAGCCTTAAACATCGAAGGGAATGTAGCTATGGATGCCGCCGTTATGGATGGAAAAGATATAAGGGCTGGAGCCATCGCATTGTTAAGTCATGCCAAGAACCCTGTTGAAGTTGCTAAAGCGGTGATGGTACAAACCAATCATGTTTTGCTTGCCGGAGAAGCAGCAGACGATTTTGCTGAAAGTATGAAACTGCCCCAAAAGGAACAATCTTATTTTAAAACTGAACATCAGCAAGAGGAATATGAAAAAGCCAAAGCGGATTCCGTAAGTCAGGCATTGAAAAAAAAGAACCGCGGTACTGTTGGTGCCGTGGCGCTCGACGGGTATGGTAACCTGGCTGCAGCAACATCAACAGGAGGCATGCCTGGAAAATTGGCTGGCCGTTTAGGCGATAGTTGTATCATTGGAGCAGGGTGTTATGCCAACAATCATACCTGTGCAGTATCGGGAACCGGTGACGGTGAGCTTCTGATTACTCATGTAATCGCTCATAGTATTGCAATGGTTGTCGAATTAAAAGGTCTCTCACTTCAACAGGCCTGTGATTATGTTGTGCATAAAAAAAATGCGGAAATAGAAGGTGATATAGGTGTAGTTAGTGTAGATAGGAACGGAAATATAGGAATGGCTTTCAATAGCGAAAGGATGCATAGGGCTTGGATGGATAGGAATGGAAACGTACAAAGCGAAATTTACTAA